One Pseudonocardia sediminis DNA window includes the following coding sequences:
- a CDS encoding TetR/AcrR family transcriptional regulator, producing the protein MGRWEPGARDRLVVAAVDLFTEQGYDDTTVAQIAERAGVTKSTFFRHFPDKRELLVAGQETLSGLLADGIAEAPSGASPLAAVAAGLERASTMMGPSNRELGPRLKAAVASSAELQERDALKRVGLAAAMTEALVARGVPDPTAHLAAELGVLAFKRGYAEWSEGDGGEDLAHHALAALEDLRQATASLG; encoded by the coding sequence ATGGGACGGTGGGAGCCAGGGGCGCGCGACCGGCTCGTCGTGGCTGCGGTCGACCTGTTCACCGAGCAGGGCTACGACGACACGACGGTCGCGCAGATCGCCGAGCGCGCCGGGGTCACGAAGAGCACGTTCTTCCGGCACTTCCCGGACAAGCGCGAGCTCCTGGTGGCCGGGCAGGAGACCCTGAGCGGGCTGCTCGCCGACGGGATCGCCGAGGCGCCGTCCGGGGCGAGCCCGCTCGCCGCCGTCGCCGCGGGCCTGGAACGCGCGTCGACCATGATGGGTCCGTCCAACCGGGAGCTCGGGCCCCGTCTCAAGGCGGCCGTCGCCAGCAGTGCGGAGCTGCAGGAACGCGACGCCCTCAAGAGAGTCGGGCTCGCGGCCGCCATGACGGAGGCGCTCGTCGCCCGCGGGGTCCCCGACCCGACCGCGCACCTCGCGGCCGAGCTGGGCGTCCTCGCGTTCAAGCGCGGTTACGCCGAGTGGTCCGAGGGCGACGGCGGCGAGGACCTCGCGCACCACGCGCTGGCCGCGCTGGAGGACCTGCGGCAGGCGACGGCGTCACTGGGCTGA
- a CDS encoding SDR family oxidoreductase codes for MHVFVTGGNGTIGSAVVAELLGNGHTVLALARSDASATSLDDAGAEVLRGELSDLDVLQTGAARSDGVVHLAFGRDYSAPDALARSIAEEGAAAAALGEALVGSDRPIVAASGTPWVPGRASTEADPLATDGPVGGRGRSANALLDLSARGVRSALVRIPRTCHNDGDGGFAGLLTAQARRSGVAGHPGDGTQRWPAVHALDAAVLFRLVLESAPAGTAWHAVADEGDMVRDMAEVIGRRLDLPVRQVPEEDFGPFGPIFAMDQPSSSTHTRDVLGWKPTHPGLLEDLENIRP; via the coding sequence ATGCACGTCTTCGTCACCGGCGGCAACGGCACCATCGGTTCCGCCGTCGTCGCCGAACTGCTCGGCAACGGCCACACCGTGCTCGCGCTGGCTCGCTCGGACGCGTCCGCGACGTCCCTCGACGACGCCGGGGCCGAGGTCCTGCGCGGCGAGCTCTCGGACCTCGACGTCCTGCAGACCGGCGCCGCACGCTCCGACGGCGTCGTCCACCTGGCGTTCGGACGCGACTACAGCGCCCCGGACGCGCTCGCGCGGTCCATCGCCGAGGAGGGCGCGGCCGCCGCCGCGCTGGGCGAGGCGCTCGTCGGGAGCGACCGCCCGATCGTCGCCGCCTCGGGCACCCCGTGGGTTCCGGGCCGCGCCAGCACCGAGGCCGACCCACTGGCCACCGACGGGCCCGTGGGCGGCCGCGGCCGGTCGGCGAACGCCCTGCTCGACCTGTCCGCGCGCGGTGTACGCAGCGCGCTCGTCCGGATCCCGCGCACCTGCCACAACGACGGCGACGGCGGGTTCGCCGGGCTGCTCACCGCCCAGGCGCGACGCTCCGGGGTGGCCGGCCACCCCGGGGACGGCACCCAGCGCTGGCCTGCCGTGCACGCGCTCGACGCGGCGGTCCTGTTCCGGCTGGTCCTGGAGTCGGCCCCGGCCGGGACGGCCTGGCACGCCGTCGCCGACGAGGGCGACATGGTGCGGGACATGGCCGAGGTCATCGGCCGGCGCCTGGACCTGCCCGTCCGGCAGGTGCCCGAGGAGGACTTCGGCCCGTTCGGCCCGATCTTCGCCATGGACCAGCCGTCGTCGAGCACGCACACCCGCGACGTCCTCGGGTGGAAGCCGACGCACCCGGGCCTCCTCGAGGACCTGGAGAACATCCGGCCCTGA
- a CDS encoding MFS transporter translates to MVETTPSSRPRGRHRRPPGAGGPRALIATVQVLGLAVWFSASAVVPDLKAEWGISSTTATWLTCTVQLGFAAGAVASAALTLADRIRPERLLGICAASAAACTLLLAAVADGPAVALVLRTLTGVFLAGVYPVGMKLMTSWSGPARRARDLGVLVAALTVGSALPHVFSGIPGLPWRGVLVGAAIASAAAALVAVVWLRPGPLLAPAPPPDPRYAARMLRERGPRLVVLGYLGHMWELYALWTWMGSYLEAGRSADAFGVRPDVVVFVAAGLGGALGCLVGGRAADRWGRARTVVVALVASGVCCLLSPLMAGAGPVVVAVFCTVWGAVAVADSAVLTTSMSEVADKRYVGTALTVLTALGFLLTVASIQIVPVVAELLGWPAALAVLALGPMVGAPAMLRVRGLGTGSAANRVSSAAASRPVAEPEPEIAVPEPVVVGVRRRPTPDPGEPTTEIDPVPDGYPTVEIYRALRRSPDAPTGHDPRFAREVAEALPPAGADGRERSEPGRHAVRPGP, encoded by the coding sequence ATGGTCGAGACCACACCGTCGTCGCGCCCCCGCGGGCGTCACCGCCGTCCTCCCGGGGCGGGCGGGCCGCGGGCGCTGATCGCGACCGTGCAGGTGCTCGGGCTCGCGGTGTGGTTCTCCGCCTCGGCGGTGGTACCCGACCTGAAGGCCGAGTGGGGCATCAGCTCGACGACGGCGACGTGGCTGACCTGCACCGTGCAGCTCGGCTTCGCGGCGGGGGCGGTGGCGTCGGCGGCGCTCACCCTGGCCGACCGGATCCGCCCGGAACGCCTGCTCGGGATCTGCGCCGCGTCGGCGGCGGCGTGCACGCTGCTGCTCGCGGCCGTCGCCGACGGGCCCGCGGTCGCACTCGTCCTGCGCACGCTCACCGGGGTGTTCCTGGCCGGGGTCTACCCGGTCGGGATGAAGCTGATGACGTCGTGGTCGGGACCCGCCCGCCGGGCCCGCGACCTCGGCGTGCTCGTCGCCGCACTGACCGTCGGCTCGGCCCTGCCGCACGTGTTCAGCGGCATCCCCGGCCTGCCGTGGCGCGGGGTCCTGGTCGGGGCCGCGATCGCGAGCGCCGCCGCGGCCCTGGTCGCGGTGGTGTGGCTGCGCCCGGGCCCGCTGCTGGCCCCGGCCCCGCCGCCGGACCCCCGCTACGCCGCCCGGATGCTGCGCGAGCGGGGGCCGCGGCTGGTCGTGCTCGGCTACCTCGGCCACATGTGGGAGCTCTACGCACTGTGGACCTGGATGGGGTCCTACCTGGAGGCCGGCCGCTCCGCCGACGCGTTCGGGGTGCGCCCCGACGTCGTCGTGTTCGTCGCGGCCGGGCTGGGCGGGGCGCTGGGGTGTCTGGTCGGTGGCCGGGCCGCCGACCGGTGGGGCCGCGCGCGGACGGTGGTGGTCGCGCTGGTCGCGAGCGGCGTCTGCTGCCTGCTCTCACCGCTGATGGCCGGGGCGGGGCCGGTCGTGGTGGCGGTGTTCTGCACGGTGTGGGGCGCGGTGGCGGTCGCGGACTCGGCCGTGCTCACCACGTCGATGAGCGAGGTCGCCGACAAGCGCTACGTCGGGACGGCGCTGACCGTCCTGACCGCGCTCGGGTTCCTGCTGACGGTCGCGAGCATCCAGATCGTCCCCGTCGTGGCGGAGCTGCTGGGCTGGCCCGCAGCGCTGGCCGTGCTGGCGCTCGGGCCGATGGTGGGGGCTCCGGCGATGCTGCGCGTCCGCGGGCTGGGTACGGGCTCGGCCGCGAACCGGGTGTCGTCCGCCGCGGCGTCACGGCCGGTCGCGGAGCCGGAGCCCGAGATCGCCGTTCCGGAGCCGGTGGTGGTGGGGGTGCGGCGGCGTCCGACGCCGGACCCGGGCGAGCCCACGACGGAGATCGACCCGGTTCCGGACGGATACCCGACGGTCGAGATCTACCGTGCGCTGCGCCGGAGCCCCGACGCCCCGACCGGGCACGACCCGCGGTTCGCCCGGGAGGTCGCCGAGGCCCTGCCGCCGGCCGGGGCCGATGGCCGGGAGCGCTCGGAGCCGGGCCGTCACGCGGTGCGCCCCGGGCCCTGA
- a CDS encoding LLM class flavin-dependent oxidoreductase: MSGPNVGVVFRPQSPPERLPAIAEAAERAGVAQLWLWEDCFLEGGLSTAAVALARTERLHVGVGLMPVPLRNPALAAMEIATLARLFPGRFLPAFGHGVLDWMGQVGARAASPMTLLSEYTDAVRALLRGERVDSAGDYVRLEGVALDWPPQQVPPVLVGARGPRTLRLAGRLADGVVLDTGLDTDDVRDALLEVSADRPRDGSGDRPRDGAPFHVVCYVAVRSHTSDLAHWAATTAAAYGEAGADSVVFVPPAGDPDPMPLIEAVGTR, encoded by the coding sequence ATGTCCGGGCCGAACGTGGGTGTCGTCTTCCGTCCGCAGTCCCCGCCGGAGCGGCTGCCCGCGATCGCCGAGGCCGCGGAGCGGGCCGGGGTCGCGCAGCTGTGGCTCTGGGAGGACTGCTTCCTCGAGGGCGGGCTCAGCACGGCAGCGGTGGCCTTGGCGCGGACCGAACGCCTGCACGTCGGCGTCGGTCTGATGCCGGTGCCGCTGCGCAACCCGGCGCTGGCGGCGATGGAGATCGCGACGCTGGCCCGGCTCTTCCCGGGCCGGTTCCTGCCCGCGTTCGGGCACGGCGTCCTGGACTGGATGGGGCAGGTCGGGGCGCGGGCCGCGTCACCGATGACGCTGCTCTCCGAGTACACCGACGCCGTGCGCGCGCTGCTGCGCGGCGAGCGCGTCGACTCCGCGGGGGACTACGTGCGCCTGGAGGGGGTCGCGCTGGACTGGCCGCCGCAGCAGGTGCCACCGGTGCTCGTCGGCGCGCGCGGACCGCGCACGCTGCGCCTGGCCGGGAGGCTCGCCGACGGCGTCGTGCTCGACACCGGCCTGGACACCGACGACGTCCGCGACGCCCTGCTCGAGGTCTCCGCCGACCGCCCGCGTGACGGTTCCGGCGACCGCCCGCGTGATGGCGCCCCGTTCCACGTCGTCTGCTACGTCGCCGTCCGCTCGCACACCTCCGACCTGGCGCACTGGGCGGCCACCACGGCCGCGGCCTACGGCGAGGCGGGGGCGGACTCGGTGGTCTTCGTGCCCCCGGCCGGCGACCCCGACCCGATGCCGCTGATCGAGGCCGTCGGCACCCGCTGA
- a CDS encoding N-acetylglutaminylglutamine amidotransferase, translated as MCGIAGELRYDGGPADVAAVARITGAMHRRGPDGSGVHAAGPIALGHRRLKIIDLSERGAQPMVDAELGLTCVFNGCVYNYRELRADLEAVGYRFFSGSDTEVVLKAFHRWGGACVEHFHGMFAFAVAERDTGTLTLARDRLGIKPLYLADGPGRLRFASSLPALLAGGGVDTGIDPVALHHYLSFHAVVPAPRTILAGVSKLPPATVRTVSRDGTSTDHLYWRPVHERRAEYRSLDAGGWAELLGERLRTAVRRRMVADVPVGVLLSGGLDSSMIVALLAEQGQRDLRTFSVGFPSAGGERGDEFDYSDLVAKEFGTDHQQIMIEPGRMLPAVDACVEAMAEPMVSHDCVAFHLLSEDVSTSVGVVQSGQGADEVLAGYSWYPPLARVPRDDAARAYARVFTDRSHADMANVLEPGRLLDHDPSRDLIAAHFAAPGADDTLDAALRLDSTVMLVDDPVKRVDNMTMAWGVEARVPFLDHELVEAMAACPPAHKLAHGGKGVLKQAARGVVPDAVIDRRKGYFPVPAIRHLDGPLLERVADALTSTAARERGLVRRDWLDAMLADPNSRRTNLGSNALWQVAVLEMWLQERGV; from the coding sequence ATGTGCGGAATCGCCGGCGAGCTCCGGTACGACGGTGGGCCGGCCGACGTCGCGGCCGTCGCCCGGATCACCGGCGCGATGCACCGCCGCGGGCCGGACGGGTCGGGGGTGCACGCCGCCGGGCCGATCGCGCTCGGCCACCGCCGCTTGAAGATCATCGACCTGTCCGAGCGCGGCGCCCAGCCGATGGTCGACGCCGAGCTGGGCCTGACGTGCGTGTTCAACGGCTGCGTCTACAACTACCGGGAGCTGCGCGCCGACCTCGAGGCCGTCGGGTACCGGTTCTTCTCCGGTTCCGACACCGAGGTCGTGCTCAAGGCGTTCCACCGCTGGGGCGGCGCGTGCGTGGAGCACTTCCACGGGATGTTCGCCTTCGCCGTCGCCGAGCGCGACACCGGCACGCTGACGCTGGCCCGCGACCGCCTCGGGATCAAGCCGCTCTACCTCGCCGACGGGCCGGGACGGCTGCGGTTCGCCTCGTCGCTGCCGGCCCTGCTCGCCGGCGGCGGGGTGGACACCGGGATCGACCCGGTCGCGCTGCACCACTATCTGAGCTTCCACGCCGTCGTCCCGGCGCCGCGCACGATCCTGGCCGGGGTCTCCAAGCTGCCCCCGGCGACGGTTCGGACGGTCTCCCGCGACGGCACGTCGACCGACCACCTCTACTGGCGGCCGGTGCACGAGCGCCGGGCCGAGTACCGCAGCCTCGACGCCGGGGGCTGGGCCGAACTGCTCGGCGAGCGCCTGCGGACCGCGGTGCGCCGCCGGATGGTCGCCGACGTACCGGTCGGGGTCCTGCTCTCCGGCGGGCTGGACTCGTCGATGATCGTGGCGCTGCTGGCCGAGCAGGGCCAGCGCGACCTGCGCACCTTCTCCGTGGGGTTCCCGTCCGCGGGCGGCGAGCGCGGCGACGAGTTCGACTACTCCGACCTCGTCGCGAAGGAGTTCGGCACCGACCACCAGCAGATCATGATCGAGCCGGGGCGGATGCTGCCGGCCGTGGACGCGTGCGTCGAGGCGATGGCCGAGCCGATGGTCAGCCATGACTGCGTCGCCTTCCACCTGCTCTCCGAGGACGTGTCGACGTCGGTCGGCGTCGTGCAGTCCGGCCAGGGCGCGGACGAGGTGCTGGCCGGCTACAGCTGGTACCCGCCGCTGGCGCGCGTCCCCCGTGACGACGCCGCGCGGGCCTACGCGCGCGTGTTCACCGACCGCTCCCACGCCGACATGGCGAACGTCCTGGAGCCGGGCCGGCTGCTCGACCACGACCCGAGCCGGGACCTGATCGCCGCGCACTTCGCCGCACCCGGCGCGGACGACACCCTCGACGCCGCACTGCGGCTCGACTCGACCGTCATGCTCGTCGACGACCCGGTCAAGCGCGTGGACAACATGACCATGGCCTGGGGCGTCGAGGCACGGGTGCCGTTCCTCGACCACGAGCTCGTCGAGGCGATGGCCGCGTGCCCGCCGGCGCACAAGCTCGCGCACGGCGGGAAGGGCGTGCTCAAGCAGGCCGCGCGCGGCGTCGTCCCGGATGCCGTGATCGACCGGCGGAAGGGATACTTCCCGGTGCCGGCGATCCGGCACCTGGACGGGCCGCTGCTCGAGCGGGTGGCCGACGCCCTGACCTCGACGGCGGCCCGCGAGCGCGGCCTGGTCCGCCGGGACTGGCTCGACGCGATGCTGGCGGACCCGAACTCGCGCCGGACGAACCTCGGCTCGAACGCGTTGTGGCAGGTCGCGGTGCTGGAGATGTGGCTGCAGGAACGGGGGGTCTGA
- a CDS encoding S9 family peptidase — MAGVRDAPAHLLFGSAGPLLDAPARTDPVPSPDGSLLAWISDVGGRPRAYAAPLPADGSPVVEPDRPLPVRPSRSPGADLPPDVTSIAWSPDGRWLACEIAPAGGERTRVVVIAPDGSDQQEIAPSAAAVKLGAWSPTGRAVGVTIHPAGGRGDGYACLVDVRDGSSTVLAVGPAAVVCGVGGDGRRAVVRIGRRGDRRLELIDLRSGRRIELLAGATVAAARFGVTGRTLYLHTDAGREHPALLAVTLGEGDEVSPTRVVAARDGQDLDLVALDPGGVRAALVWNAGGCSELELTDLRSARRVAMPSSPEIVTGASFTRDGAALLVAGHGHAAAPHVLRLALPAFSTRPENDRPPRDESRAAEARPEIARLTPLLPSVVPGGEGLVRPVAEGFTGEDGLALSGWLLRPPGADGPHPALIWLHGGPEAEERPGFAPLLQALAARGVAVLAPNVRGSGGRGRTFSHADDLDRRAFSITDVRAAVSHLTGTGLADPARVAVAGRSYGGYLTLAALTRFPELFAAGVDVCGMSDLPAFYDDTEPWIGAAATTKYGDPHDDAALLAALSPLRDAARITAPLLVVHGGHDTNVPLGQARAIVDALRGRDAPVELLLLDDEGHEVHDRHTRARVVRDVTGFVVDALRRGRADPLRRG, encoded by the coding sequence ATGGCGGGTGTCCGGGACGCACCGGCGCACCTGCTGTTCGGATCGGCCGGCCCGCTGCTCGACGCGCCCGCCCGCACCGACCCGGTGCCCTCGCCGGACGGGTCGCTGCTGGCCTGGATCTCCGACGTCGGCGGACGGCCCCGCGCCTACGCCGCGCCGCTGCCCGCCGACGGGTCCCCGGTCGTCGAGCCCGACCGGCCGCTGCCGGTCCGCCCGTCCCGAAGCCCGGGCGCCGACCTGCCGCCGGACGTCACGTCGATCGCCTGGAGCCCGGACGGGCGGTGGCTGGCCTGCGAGATCGCCCCGGCCGGCGGCGAGCGGACGCGGGTGGTCGTCATCGCCCCGGACGGGTCCGACCAGCAGGAGATCGCGCCCTCGGCCGCCGCGGTGAAGCTCGGCGCCTGGTCACCGACCGGGCGCGCGGTCGGCGTCACGATCCATCCCGCGGGCGGGCGCGGGGACGGCTACGCCTGCCTGGTCGACGTCCGGGACGGCTCGTCGACCGTGCTCGCCGTCGGGCCCGCGGCCGTCGTGTGCGGCGTCGGCGGCGACGGACGGCGCGCCGTGGTGCGCATCGGGCGACGCGGCGACCGGCGCCTGGAGCTGATCGACCTGCGCAGCGGGCGGCGTATCGAGCTCCTGGCCGGCGCGACCGTCGCCGCGGCCCGGTTCGGCGTCACCGGCCGCACGCTCTACCTGCACACCGACGCCGGTCGCGAGCATCCGGCACTGCTGGCGGTGACCCTCGGCGAGGGCGACGAGGTGTCGCCGACCCGGGTCGTGGCCGCCCGGGACGGCCAGGACCTCGACCTGGTCGCCCTCGATCCGGGCGGGGTGCGCGCGGCGCTGGTGTGGAACGCCGGCGGGTGCAGCGAGCTGGAGCTCACGGACCTGCGCTCGGCCCGTCGGGTCGCGATGCCGTCCTCACCGGAGATCGTGACCGGGGCGTCGTTCACCCGCGACGGCGCCGCGCTCCTCGTCGCCGGGCACGGCCACGCGGCCGCACCGCACGTCCTGCGGCTCGCACTGCCCGCCTTCTCCACGCGGCCGGAAAACGACCGTCCCCCCCGGGACGAGTCCCGGGCCGCGGAAGCACGGCCGGAGATCGCCCGGCTCACGCCCTTGCTGCCCTCGGTCGTGCCCGGCGGCGAGGGGCTCGTCCGGCCGGTCGCGGAGGGTTTCACCGGCGAGGACGGCCTGGCTCTGTCCGGCTGGCTGCTGCGCCCGCCTGGTGCGGACGGTCCACACCCGGCGCTGATCTGGCTGCACGGCGGACCGGAGGCCGAGGAACGTCCCGGCTTCGCCCCGCTGCTGCAGGCCCTGGCCGCGCGCGGGGTCGCGGTGCTCGCGCCGAACGTGCGCGGCTCCGGCGGTCGTGGACGGACGTTCTCCCATGCCGACGACCTCGACCGTCGCGCGTTCTCGATCACCGACGTGCGCGCCGCCGTCTCCCACCTGACCGGCACCGGCCTGGCCGACCCCGCCCGGGTCGCGGTGGCCGGACGGTCCTACGGCGGCTACCTCACCCTGGCCGCGCTGACCCGGTTTCCGGAGCTGTTCGCGGCCGGCGTCGACGTCTGCGGCATGTCCGACCTGCCCGCCTTCTACGACGACACCGAGCCCTGGATCGGCGCCGCGGCCACCACGAAGTACGGCGACCCGCACGACGACGCCGCCCTCCTCGCCGCGCTCTCCCCCCTCCGCGACGCCGCGAGGATCACCGCGCCGCTGCTGGTCGTGCACGGTGGACACGACACGAACGTCCCGCTCGGACAGGCCCGCGCGATCGTCGACGCCCTGCGCGGACGGGACGCGCCGGTGGAGCTGCTGCTCCTCGACGACGAGGGCCACGAGGTGCACGACCGGCACACCCGCGCGCGTGTCGTCCGCGACGTGACCGGGTTCGTCGTCGACGCCCTGAGACGCGGCCGAGCGGATCCGCTCAGGCGCGGCTGA
- a CDS encoding serine/threonine-protein kinase — translation MSSPTPETARIGNRYRLDERIGAGAMGAVWRGTDELLNRTVAVKELLAAALPSADQLEESRQRILREGRIGARLQHAHVISMFDVVVHDDRPWLVMEYLPSRSMAAVLAEKGPMSPREAAAIGRQVADGLSAAHAAGVVHRDVKPGNVLLAEDGRAKITDFGVSRAVDDVQLTRTGVIAGTPAFLSPEVARGQEPTAASDVFALGATLYAAVEGEPPFGLDDNAYALLHKVATGAIRPPTDAGSMTALLMRLLSNDPSDRPSASQARDSLARIAAGQSVAGLATPSATGTAMLDAEQIAADAEPVGAESNPGTLTDAPVPAPMVIPGGGASGGARRGGRGRGGFRKRLPVIAGVVVALLVLGGSIAFGVVRANSENTEQPAVAAPTTSAAPTTTPAPTTATPTPTPSTTTPTPTPSSSANSAPVNAVAFVQSYYGQLPGNTQAAFNMLSPAAQAQSGGYGQFQRFYGGLRTVYAQNLRRDGDNAVTATIVFINNNGGQSQENYRFVVGTDSSGQQIVQSFSRA, via the coding sequence ATGAGCTCGCCCACCCCCGAGACCGCCCGGATCGGGAACCGCTACCGGCTCGACGAGCGGATCGGTGCCGGGGCGATGGGTGCGGTCTGGCGGGGGACCGACGAGCTGCTCAACCGGACCGTCGCGGTCAAGGAGCTGCTCGCGGCCGCGCTGCCGTCGGCGGACCAGCTTGAGGAGTCGCGGCAGCGGATCCTGCGCGAGGGCCGGATCGGGGCCCGCCTGCAGCACGCCCACGTGATCAGCATGTTCGACGTCGTGGTGCACGACGACCGGCCGTGGCTCGTGATGGAGTACCTGCCGTCGCGCTCGATGGCGGCCGTGCTGGCCGAGAAGGGCCCGATGAGCCCGCGCGAGGCGGCCGCGATCGGCCGTCAGGTCGCCGACGGGCTCTCCGCCGCGCACGCGGCCGGAGTGGTGCACCGTGACGTGAAACCGGGCAACGTCCTGCTCGCCGAGGACGGCCGGGCCAAGATCACCGACTTCGGCGTGTCCCGTGCCGTCGACGACGTCCAGCTCACCCGCACCGGCGTGATCGCCGGGACGCCGGCGTTCCTGTCTCCCGAGGTGGCCCGCGGCCAGGAGCCGACCGCAGCCTCGGACGTGTTCGCCCTGGGCGCGACGCTCTACGCCGCGGTCGAGGGCGAGCCGCCGTTCGGGCTCGACGACAACGCCTACGCGCTGCTGCACAAGGTCGCCACCGGCGCGATCCGCCCGCCGACCGACGCCGGGTCGATGACCGCGCTGCTGATGCGCCTGCTGTCCAACGACCCGTCCGACCGGCCCAGCGCGTCCCAGGCCCGGGACTCCCTCGCCCGGATCGCCGCAGGTCAGTCCGTCGCGGGCCTGGCCACGCCGTCGGCCACCGGTACCGCGATGCTCGATGCCGAGCAGATCGCGGCGGACGCCGAGCCGGTCGGGGCGGAGTCGAATCCCGGCACGCTGACCGACGCGCCCGTCCCGGCACCGATGGTGATCCCGGGCGGCGGCGCGAGCGGTGGCGCCCGCCGGGGCGGACGGGGCCGCGGCGGGTTCCGCAAGCGGCTCCCGGTCATCGCCGGCGTCGTCGTCGCACTGCTGGTCCTCGGCGGGAGCATCGCGTTCGGTGTGGTGCGGGCCAACTCGGAGAACACCGAGCAGCCCGCCGTCGCCGCCCCCACGACGAGCGCGGCCCCGACGACCACCCCGGCGCCGACGACCGCGACCCCGACTCCGACCCCGTCGACGACGACGCCCACGCCGACCCCGTCGAGCTCGGCGAACTCCGCCCCGGTGAACGCGGTCGCGTTCGTCCAGAGCTACTACGGGCAGCTCCCCGGCAACACCCAGGCCGCGTTCAACATGCTCAGCCCGGCGGCGCAGGCGCAGTCCGGCGGGTACGGGCAGTTCCAGCGGTTCTACGGCGGCCTGCGCACGGTCTACGCGCAGAATCTGCGCCGCGACGGCGACAACGCCGTGACCGCCACGATCGTCTTCATCAACAACAACGGCGGCCAGAGCCAGGAGAACTACCGGTTCGTCGTCGGGACCGACTCCAGCGGCCAGCAGATCGTCCAGTCCTTCAGCCGCGCCTGA
- a CDS encoding transglycosylase family protein: protein MLEHRGPVWRHAPAALGTALLVVAAVVGTQVALADAGNPRAPLSPYGEGGFTVGVAAVDRRITITSADDGSYVLGYTPAGGDVVLDLDLLSGDRAQPWWYDAATGRTLKMAALASAGVARFPVPKEGGGPAWVLVVDDVAAGYGSPDGEVVAQATGEGGAAAAAGASGTGSSAAGASPAGTSGSSGGDTTGSGSSGSSSSDSSGSDSSSSGSSSADGSEGSGDSGSMSSGSGSGGSGDPSSEGRGSSDQVQPGDDPASGSSPEDGRYGSDGGSGEDGSGEKESGNTGSDAGSGEDSSDEGTPTGEPGEKSGEDGGDADGSDSGSSSDGKSPAKEDEEKDEDSGDDGPTKDAPKAEKPGSEAPKEEKPQAEAPKSAPKTGQKASADPSWDKLAQCESTGNWAIDSGNGYYGGLQFDKGTWSDFGGTTYAPRADQATKEQQIEIATKVRDARGGYGSWPACSSKLGLPK, encoded by the coding sequence GTGTTGGAGCACCGAGGACCCGTCTGGCGGCATGCGCCGGCCGCGCTGGGGACGGCGCTGCTGGTCGTCGCGGCGGTCGTCGGCACCCAGGTCGCGCTGGCGGACGCCGGCAACCCGCGCGCCCCGCTGAGTCCCTACGGCGAGGGCGGGTTCACCGTCGGCGTCGCCGCGGTCGACAGGCGGATCACGATCACCTCGGCCGACGACGGGTCCTACGTCCTCGGCTACACCCCGGCCGGCGGCGACGTCGTGCTCGACCTCGACCTGCTCTCCGGCGACCGGGCGCAGCCCTGGTGGTACGACGCCGCCACCGGCCGGACGCTGAAGATGGCGGCCCTGGCCAGTGCGGGCGTGGCGCGGTTCCCGGTGCCGAAGGAGGGCGGGGGACCGGCGTGGGTGCTCGTCGTCGACGATGTCGCGGCCGGGTACGGGAGCCCGGACGGTGAGGTCGTCGCCCAGGCCACCGGAGAAGGCGGTGCAGCGGCAGCGGCCGGGGCGTCGGGCACGGGCTCGTCGGCGGCCGGGGCGTCGCCGGCGGGGACGTCGGGGAGCAGCGGCGGCGACACGACCGGGTCGGGCTCGTCCGGTTCGAGCTCCTCCGACTCCTCCGGCTCCGATTCCTCGAGCTCCGGGTCGTCGAGTGCCGACGGCTCCGAGGGTTCCGGGGACTCGGGCTCTATGAGCTCCGGCTCGGGGTCGGGCGGATCCGGGGACCCGTCCTCGGAGGGGAGGGGCTCGTCGGACCAGGTGCAGCCGGGCGACGACCCGGCGTCGGGCTCGTCCCCCGAGGACGGCCGGTACGGCTCGGACGGCGGCTCCGGGGAGGACGGCTCCGGCGAGAAGGAGTCGGGAAACACCGGATCGGACGCCGGGTCCGGTGAGGACTCGTCCGACGAGGGGACGCCGACCGGAGAGCCGGGGGAGAAGTCCGGCGAGGACGGTGGCGACGCGGACGGAAGCGACTCGGGATCGTCCTCCGACGGGAAGAGCCCCGCCAAGGAGGACGAGGAGAAGGACGAGGACTCCGGGGACGACGGGCCGACGAAGGACGCTCCGAAGGCGGAGAAGCCCGGGTCCGAGGCCCCGAAGGAGGAGAAGCCCCAGGCCGAGGCCCCGAAGTCCGCGCCGAAGACCGGGCAGAAGGCGAGTGCCGACCCGTCCTGGGACAAGCTCGCCCAGTGCGAGTCGACCGGGAACTGGGCGATCGACTCCGGCAACGGCTACTACGGCGGCCTGCAGTTCGACAAGGGGACGTGGAGCGACTTCGGAGGGACGACGTACGCACCCCGCGCCGACCAGGCCACGAAGGAACAGCAGATCGAGATCGCGACGAAGGTCAGGGACGCCCGGGGTGGGTACGGTTCGTGGCCCGCGTGCTCCTCCAAGCTGGGACTGCCGAAATGA